One stretch of Methylopila sp. 73B DNA includes these proteins:
- a CDS encoding pyridoxal phosphate-dependent aminotransferase, translating into MAFLADTLSRVKPSATIAVSQKARDLKAQGRDVIGLGAGEPDFDTPQNIKDAAIDAIRRGETKYPPVAGIPPLREAIAQKFKRENGLDYKPTQTLVATGGKQILYNAFVATLNPGDEVIIPTPYWVSYPEMVAINGGTPVFLPTTLEQDFKVRPEALEAAITPKTKWVLFNSPSNPSGAAYTRAELKAITDVLLRHEHVWILTDDMYEHLVFGGFEFTTPAQVEPALYDRTLTMNGVSKAYCMTGWRIGYAAGPDKLIKAMEMVQGQQTSGACTIAQWAALEALSGPQDFLPGFRTAFERRRDLVVSMLNQAKGLNCPTPEGAFYVYPSCADTIGRTAPSGKVIATDEDFVSELLESEGVAVVHGSAFGLGPNFRISYATADETLEEACSRIQRFCASLR; encoded by the coding sequence ATGGCCTTCCTCGCCGACACGCTTTCGCGCGTAAAGCCTTCCGCCACCATCGCGGTGTCGCAGAAGGCGCGGGACCTGAAAGCCCAGGGGCGCGACGTGATCGGCCTCGGCGCCGGCGAGCCGGACTTCGATACGCCGCAGAACATCAAGGACGCCGCGATCGACGCCATCCGCCGCGGCGAGACCAAGTACCCGCCCGTCGCCGGCATCCCCCCCCTGCGCGAGGCGATCGCGCAGAAGTTCAAACGCGAGAACGGGCTCGACTACAAGCCGACGCAGACGCTGGTGGCGACCGGCGGCAAGCAGATCCTCTACAACGCCTTCGTTGCCACGCTGAACCCCGGCGACGAGGTCATCATCCCGACGCCCTACTGGGTGAGCTACCCCGAGATGGTGGCGATCAACGGCGGGACGCCCGTGTTCCTGCCGACCACGCTGGAGCAGGACTTCAAGGTCCGTCCCGAGGCGCTCGAAGCCGCGATCACTCCCAAGACCAAGTGGGTGCTGTTCAACTCGCCGTCGAACCCGTCCGGCGCGGCCTACACCCGCGCGGAGTTGAAGGCGATCACCGACGTGCTGCTGCGGCACGAGCACGTGTGGATCCTGACCGACGACATGTACGAGCACCTGGTGTTCGGCGGCTTCGAGTTCACCACGCCGGCGCAGGTGGAGCCCGCGCTCTACGACCGCACGCTGACCATGAACGGCGTCTCGAAGGCCTACTGCATGACCGGCTGGCGCATCGGCTACGCGGCCGGCCCGGACAAGCTGATCAAGGCGATGGAGATGGTGCAGGGCCAGCAGACCTCGGGCGCCTGCACCATCGCGCAGTGGGCGGCGCTGGAGGCGCTGTCCGGGCCCCAGGACTTCCTGCCCGGCTTCCGCACCGCCTTCGAGCGGCGGCGCGACCTCGTCGTCTCCATGCTGAACCAGGCGAAGGGGCTCAATTGCCCGACGCCGGAAGGCGCGTTCTACGTCTATCCTTCCTGCGCCGACACGATCGGGCGCACGGCGCCGTCCGGCAAGGTCATCGCGACCGACGAGGACTTCGTCTCCGAACTGCTGGAGAGCGAAGGCGTCGCCGTGGTGCACGGCTCAGCCTTCGGCCTCGGCCCGAACTTCCGGATTTCCTACGCGACCGCCGACGAAACGCTGGAGGAGGCCTGCAGCCGCATCCAGCGGTTCTGCGCGTCGCTGCGCTGA
- the trxB gene encoding thioredoxin-disulfide reductase → MSSAPSRHHRLVILGSGPAGWTAAVYAARAMLEPLVISGLQPGGQLTITTDVENYPGFAEPIQGPWLMEQMQTQAERMGTKTLFDHVAKVDLSRRPFVLETESAGTITCDALVIATGAQAKWLGLESEEHFKGYGVSACATCDGFFFKNKQVVVVGGGNTAVEEALFLTNFASKVTVVHRREGFRAERILQDRLFAHPKVEVVWNAAVAEILGGGTPPKVHGVKLVDTRTGQPSELACDGVFVAIGHAPATELFRGQVDTRPSGYLAVKPGTSFTNIPGVFAAGDVADETYRQAVTAAGMGCMAALDAERFLAAEEAARQAA, encoded by the coding sequence ATGAGCTCAGCGCCTTCCCGTCATCATCGCCTTGTCATTCTCGGCTCCGGCCCGGCCGGCTGGACCGCCGCGGTCTATGCGGCGCGCGCGATGCTGGAGCCCCTGGTGATCTCCGGCCTGCAGCCGGGCGGCCAGCTCACCATCACGACCGACGTCGAGAACTACCCCGGCTTCGCCGAGCCGATCCAGGGCCCTTGGCTGATGGAGCAGATGCAGACCCAGGCCGAGCGGATGGGGACCAAGACCCTGTTCGACCATGTCGCGAAGGTCGACCTGTCGCGGCGGCCCTTCGTGCTGGAGACCGAGTCCGCCGGGACGATCACCTGCGACGCGCTGGTGATCGCGACGGGCGCCCAGGCCAAGTGGCTCGGCCTCGAGAGCGAGGAGCATTTCAAGGGCTACGGCGTCTCCGCCTGCGCCACCTGCGACGGCTTCTTCTTCAAGAACAAGCAGGTCGTCGTGGTCGGCGGCGGCAACACCGCGGTCGAGGAGGCGCTGTTCCTGACCAACTTCGCCTCCAAGGTCACGGTCGTGCACCGCCGCGAAGGCTTCCGCGCCGAACGCATCCTGCAGGACCGCCTGTTCGCGCATCCGAAGGTCGAGGTGGTGTGGAACGCCGCCGTCGCCGAGATCCTCGGCGGCGGAACGCCTCCGAAGGTGCACGGCGTGAAGCTTGTCGATACGCGGACGGGCCAGCCGAGCGAGCTCGCCTGCGACGGCGTGTTCGTGGCGATCGGCCACGCGCCGGCGACCGAGCTGTTCCGGGGGCAGGTCGACACCCGGCCCTCCGGCTATCTCGCGGTGAAGCCAGGCACGTCCTTCACCAACATTCCTGGCGTGTTCGCCGCGGGCGACGTCGCCGACGAGACTTACCGGCAGGCCGTGACGGCGGCCGGCATGGGCTGCATGGCCGCGCTCGACGCCGAGCGGTTCCTTGCGGCCGAAGAGGCCGCGCGGCAAGCCGCGTGA
- a CDS encoding mitochondrial fission ELM1 family protein: MRAWVLTDGKAGDEQPCLGVAEAVADRIERRRIAPRRPWSWLAPWGPIDPRDAPDRMGSPIAPKPGDGWPDVVIAAGRRAAPYLRRIKAASGGKVLTVFLRDARAGAGVADVVWVPEHDRLRGPNVVVSTTSPHRVNAVRLAAARGAPPLVDPEVPGRRVAVLLGGDTRHHRFSSEDIDRLVAGLTRLKSEGAVLMATASRRTPKPLALAVERLAHYFWDGTGDNPYILLLAQAEALVVTADSTNMVGEAAATGRPVLVFEPSGGRRKTRAFLDRLTALGVIRPFSGRLERYAYPPLDSTPQIARAIQALAATRDILRRDVDRKAPVAARETNGRPK; encoded by the coding sequence ATGCGCGCATGGGTCCTGACCGACGGCAAGGCGGGCGACGAGCAGCCCTGCCTCGGCGTGGCGGAGGCGGTCGCTGACCGCATCGAACGCCGCCGCATCGCGCCGCGGCGTCCGTGGTCCTGGCTTGCGCCCTGGGGGCCGATCGACCCGCGGGACGCCCCGGACCGTATGGGCAGCCCGATCGCTCCCAAACCCGGCGACGGCTGGCCCGATGTGGTGATCGCTGCGGGCCGGCGCGCGGCGCCTTACCTCAGGCGCATCAAGGCGGCCTCGGGCGGCAAGGTGCTCACCGTGTTCCTGCGCGACGCGCGGGCGGGGGCGGGCGTGGCGGACGTCGTCTGGGTTCCCGAGCACGACCGGCTGCGCGGGCCGAACGTCGTCGTCTCGACCACGAGCCCGCACCGGGTGAACGCGGTGCGGCTGGCCGCCGCCCGCGGCGCGCCGCCGCTGGTGGACCCGGAGGTCCCAGGCCGGCGCGTCGCCGTCCTGCTCGGCGGCGATACCCGCCACCATCGGTTTTCGTCCGAGGACATCGACCGCCTCGTCGCGGGCCTCACGCGCCTGAAGAGCGAAGGCGCGGTGCTGATGGCGACGGCCTCGCGCCGCACGCCGAAGCCGCTCGCTCTGGCGGTTGAGAGGCTTGCCCACTACTTCTGGGATGGAACGGGGGATAACCCCTACATTTTGTTGCTGGCGCAGGCTGAAGCGCTCGTGGTGACCGCGGATTCCACCAATATGGTGGGAGAGGCGGCGGCCACGGGCCGCCCGGTGCTGGTGTTCGAGCCCTCGGGCGGACGACGGAAGACTCGCGCGTTCCTGGATCGGCTGACGGCGCTCGGAGTGATCCGGCCGTTCTCCGGCCGGCTGGAGCGCTACGCCTATCCGCCGCTGGACTCGACGCCCCAGATCGCCCGGGCGATCCAGGCGCTCGCCGCGACGCGCGACATCCTGCGGCGCGACGTCGACCGGAAGGCACCGGTCGCCGCGCGCGAAACGAACGGACGACCGAAATGA
- a CDS encoding DUF992 domain-containing protein has protein sequence MSIRLKTTLAAAALVATAAAASAADFGHPSVVVSKRPAESGVQVGTLSCRSPGGIGWILGSDAELACDYKPIGARHPVDAYLGHISTVGVDVGATGPSVMKWAVISHSSDIGPGDLAGKYRGATASATALIGGGANLLVGGSGTTVSLQPLSLEGQTGIAVSAGYAALTLDPV, from the coding sequence ATGTCGATCCGGCTCAAAACCACTCTCGCAGCCGCCGCGCTTGTCGCGACCGCCGCTGCGGCGTCCGCCGCCGACTTCGGCCATCCGTCCGTGGTCGTCAGCAAGCGTCCCGCCGAGTCCGGCGTGCAGGTCGGCACGCTGAGCTGCCGCTCGCCCGGCGGCATCGGCTGGATCCTCGGGTCCGACGCCGAACTCGCGTGCGATTACAAGCCGATCGGCGCTCGCCACCCCGTCGACGCCTACCTCGGCCACATCTCGACGGTCGGCGTCGACGTCGGCGCGACCGGCCCGAGCGTCATGAAGTGGGCGGTGATTTCGCATTCCAGCGACATCGGACCGGGGGACCTCGCGGGCAAGTACCGCGGCGCGACCGCGAGCGCGACGGCGCTGATCGGCGGCGGCGCGAACCTGCTTGTCGGCGGCTCCGGCACCACGGTGTCGTTGCAGCCGCTCAGCCTCGAAGGCCAGACCGGCATCGCCGTGTCGGCCGGCTACGCCGCGTTGACCCTTGACCCCGTGTGA
- the glp gene encoding gephyrin-like molybdotransferase Glp has protein sequence MTVTTLDLCADPGLLSVEAARATVAALVAGPVGVEALPFAELRGRVTAEPTMSPTPLPPFDHSAMDGYALADLGLRHVLRGRLAAGSAGARETLKPGEAVRIFTGAPMPPGAIAVVMQERVTREGDVVALRAAVEPGANIRRRGEDVSVGDLLVPAGALIDARHLAILAASGVERVAVRRKVVIGLLSTGDELIEHGRALTPGRIHDANRPMLLGILSTPAHEVIDYGIAPDDPAELTRLLIEAGRRCDALVTSGATSVGEEDHLAAAVAAAGGQLGLAKVALKPGKPIVAGRVGGAALVGLPGNPFAALVGQMLIGRVVLERLAGLEPRPLAPLSAVAAFGQKGPGGRTEFAPAALVGTDPSGLPRVEKLGRGGSARLAPLIAADGLAVIPAGHDEVKPGDAIGFLPFRAALEV, from the coding sequence GTGACGGTCACAACGCTCGATCTCTGCGCCGACCCTGGCCTGCTCTCGGTCGAGGCGGCGCGGGCGACGGTCGCGGCGCTGGTCGCGGGGCCTGTCGGCGTCGAGGCGCTGCCTTTCGCGGAGCTGCGCGGACGGGTGACCGCCGAGCCGACGATGAGCCCGACGCCGCTGCCGCCGTTCGATCACTCCGCCATGGACGGGTACGCGCTGGCCGACCTCGGGCTGCGGCATGTTCTCCGCGGCCGGCTCGCGGCCGGCTCGGCTGGCGCGCGCGAGACGCTCAAGCCCGGCGAGGCGGTCCGCATCTTCACCGGCGCGCCGATGCCGCCAGGCGCGATCGCCGTGGTGATGCAGGAGCGCGTGACGCGCGAAGGCGACGTCGTGGCGCTCCGCGCCGCGGTGGAGCCGGGCGCTAACATCCGCCGTCGCGGCGAAGACGTGAGCGTGGGCGATCTGCTGGTTCCCGCCGGCGCCCTGATCGACGCGCGCCACCTCGCCATCCTGGCGGCCTCCGGCGTGGAGCGGGTCGCCGTGCGGCGCAAGGTGGTGATCGGTTTGCTCTCCACCGGCGACGAGCTCATCGAGCACGGCCGCGCTCTCACGCCCGGCCGCATCCACGACGCCAACCGCCCGATGCTGCTCGGCATCCTGTCGACGCCGGCGCACGAGGTGATCGACTACGGCATCGCGCCGGACGACCCGGCGGAGCTGACGCGCCTGCTGATCGAGGCGGGCCGGCGCTGCGACGCCCTGGTCACCAGCGGCGCGACCTCGGTCGGGGAGGAGGATCACCTCGCCGCCGCCGTCGCCGCTGCGGGCGGTCAGCTCGGGCTGGCGAAAGTCGCGCTGAAGCCGGGCAAGCCGATCGTCGCCGGGCGCGTCGGCGGCGCGGCGCTGGTCGGCCTTCCCGGAAACCCCTTCGCGGCTCTGGTCGGACAGATGTTGATCGGACGCGTCGTGCTGGAGCGGCTCGCGGGCCTGGAGCCGCGCCCTCTCGCGCCGCTGTCCGCCGTCGCCGCCTTCGGCCAGAAGGGCCCCGGCGGCCGCACCGAGTTCGCCCCCGCCGCGCTGGTCGGGACCGATCCGTCCGGGCTGCCGCGGGTGGAGAAGCTCGGCCGCGGAGGCTCCGCCCGCCTCGCCCCGCTGATCGCCGCCGACGGGCTCGCCGTCATTCCGGCCGGCCACGACGAGGTGAAGCCGGGCGACGCCATCGGATTTCTGCCGTTTCGGGCCGCGCTGGAGGTGTGA
- the msrP gene encoding protein-methionine-sulfoxide reductase catalytic subunit MsrP codes for MLIKRTPSWALRESEATPEHLVLSRRSLVAGAVGGAAAALGAGPARAGWLFGSDEKPAPPEVDPSAGLYPFKRNDGYALDRAVTPEDVNLNYNNFYEFGTSKYIADEAQKLPLRPWTLKIGGLVEKSREVGIDDLLKALQLEERLYRHRCVEAWGMALPWSGIPMKDFVAWAKPLGSAKYVKMTTFLNLKVAGGQRSPLYEWPYVEGLTMAEATNELAFLATGAYGKPLAKQMGAPIRLAVPWKYGFKSVKSIVSVEFTETRPNTLWAAAGPSEYGFWANVNPQVSHPRWSQARERVLGGDETRPTLLYNGYADQVAGLYKGLEREKLFM; via the coding sequence ATGTTGATCAAGCGCACGCCGAGTTGGGCCCTTCGCGAGAGCGAGGCGACGCCCGAGCATCTGGTCCTGAGCCGCAGGTCGCTGGTGGCGGGGGCTGTCGGAGGCGCGGCCGCGGCGCTTGGCGCCGGCCCCGCGCGGGCCGGCTGGCTGTTTGGCTCGGACGAGAAGCCGGCTCCGCCCGAGGTCGACCCCAGCGCCGGCCTCTATCCGTTCAAGCGCAACGACGGCTACGCGCTCGACCGCGCGGTGACGCCCGAGGACGTCAATCTCAACTACAACAACTTCTATGAGTTCGGGACGAGCAAATACATCGCCGACGAGGCGCAGAAGCTGCCGTTGCGGCCATGGACGCTCAAGATTGGGGGCCTCGTCGAGAAGTCGCGCGAGGTCGGGATCGACGACCTGCTGAAGGCGTTGCAGCTCGAGGAGCGGCTCTACCGGCACCGTTGCGTCGAGGCCTGGGGCATGGCGCTGCCGTGGAGCGGGATCCCGATGAAGGATTTCGTCGCCTGGGCGAAGCCGCTCGGCTCCGCGAAGTACGTGAAGATGACGACCTTCCTCAACCTGAAGGTCGCGGGCGGCCAGCGCTCGCCGCTGTACGAATGGCCCTATGTCGAGGGCCTGACGATGGCGGAGGCGACCAACGAGCTCGCCTTCCTCGCCACCGGCGCCTACGGCAAGCCGCTCGCGAAGCAGATGGGCGCTCCGATCCGTCTGGCGGTTCCGTGGAAGTATGGCTTCAAGTCCGTGAAGTCGATTGTCAGCGTCGAGTTTACGGAGACCCGCCCAAACACGCTGTGGGCCGCCGCGGGGCCGAGCGAATACGGCTTCTGGGCCAACGTGAATCCGCAGGTCTCGCATCCCCGCTGGAGCCAGGCCCGAGAGCGCGTGCTCGGCGGCGACGAAACCCGCCCGACCCTGCTCTACAACGGCTACGCGGATCAGGTGGCGGGATTGTACAAAGGTCTCGAGCGCGAAAAACTGTTCATGTGA
- a CDS encoding ABC transporter substrate-binding protein, with protein sequence MIRLALAFAALLIAASPSAAAEKLVVLLDWYVNPDHAPLVVAKEGGFFARHGLDVELIAPADPSQPPRLVAAKQGDVAVTYQPELHQQVAAGLPLVRFATLIDTPLNTLIALKDGPVKDLKDLKGKKVGYSVTGFEDTLLLAMMETAGLTRDDVELINVNFALTQSLMAKRVDAVVGGYRNFEATQIRLAGGEARVFFPEENGVPTYDELVFVAHRDAIGHDRLKRFVAALEEATTFLLNHDAEAFALYLKGHPDLNDELNTRAWADTRPRFAKNPGLLDARRYARFAAFLKAKGMIKDTPAVETYAVDVR encoded by the coding sequence ATGATCCGCCTCGCCCTCGCCTTCGCAGCCCTCCTGATCGCCGCGAGCCCCTCGGCCGCCGCCGAGAAGCTGGTGGTGCTGCTCGACTGGTATGTGAACCCCGATCACGCCCCGTTGGTCGTCGCCAAGGAGGGCGGCTTCTTCGCCCGCCACGGTCTCGACGTGGAGCTGATCGCGCCGGCCGACCCGAGCCAGCCGCCGCGCCTCGTCGCGGCGAAGCAGGGCGACGTGGCGGTGACCTACCAGCCGGAGCTGCACCAGCAGGTGGCCGCGGGCCTGCCGCTCGTGCGCTTTGCGACGCTCATCGACACCCCGCTCAACACCCTCATCGCGCTGAAGGACGGGCCGGTCAAGGATCTCAAGGACCTGAAGGGCAAGAAGGTCGGCTATTCCGTCACCGGCTTCGAGGATACGCTGCTGCTCGCCATGATGGAGACCGCGGGCCTGACGCGCGACGACGTCGAGCTCATCAACGTCAACTTCGCGCTCACCCAGTCGCTGATGGCGAAGCGCGTCGACGCGGTCGTCGGCGGCTACCGCAACTTCGAGGCCACGCAGATCCGTCTGGCCGGCGGCGAGGCGCGGGTGTTCTTTCCCGAAGAGAACGGCGTGCCGACGTACGACGAGCTGGTGTTCGTCGCCCACAGGGACGCAATCGGCCACGACCGCCTGAAGCGCTTCGTGGCCGCGCTCGAGGAGGCCACGACCTTCCTGCTGAACCACGACGCGGAGGCCTTCGCGCTCTACCTCAAGGGCCACCCCGACCTCAACGACGAGTTGAACACGCGCGCCTGGGCCGACACCCGGCCGCGCTTCGCCAAGAACCCCGGCCTGCTCGACGCCCGCCGCTATGCGCGCTTCGCCGCGTTCCTGAAGGCCAAGGGCATGATCAAGGACACGCCGGCGGTCGAGACCTACGCCGTCGACGTGCGGTAG
- a CDS encoding ABC transporter permease, which produces MADAAHRLVAPLSDTTARPRRALMAFGRLAVTLGVLIAAWQAFVTLSGTPPFLLPPPARVGAALIAQSGFLARQTLTTLTEIVGGLAIGVAVGAIAALAIATLPALRRWLLPPLIVAQAVPVFAIAPLLVLWLGFGLGSKLAMAALIVFFPVTSAFYDGLRRADPNLIDLARLYGASPLKTLLLIRLPSALPAFGTGLKLAAAAAPIGAVVGEWVGASSGLGFVMIHANARMQTDLLFAALIILAVVAASLWFAVDWALARLIHWSPEHGRRDS; this is translated from the coding sequence ATGGCGGACGCCGCACATCGGCTCGTCGCCCCCTTGTCCGACACGACCGCAAGGCCCCGGCGCGCCCTCATGGCGTTCGGACGGCTGGCGGTGACGCTTGGCGTTCTGATCGCCGCCTGGCAGGCCTTCGTCACCCTGTCGGGCACGCCCCCGTTCCTGCTGCCGCCGCCGGCCCGCGTGGGCGCCGCGCTGATCGCGCAGTCCGGCTTTCTCGCCCGCCAGACGCTGACCACGCTGACCGAGATCGTCGGCGGGCTCGCGATCGGCGTGGCCGTCGGCGCGATCGCCGCGCTCGCCATCGCCACGCTCCCCGCGCTCCGCCGCTGGCTTCTGCCGCCGCTGATCGTGGCCCAAGCGGTTCCGGTGTTCGCGATCGCGCCGCTGCTCGTGCTGTGGCTCGGCTTCGGCCTCGGGTCGAAGCTCGCGATGGCGGCGCTGATCGTGTTCTTCCCCGTCACCTCGGCCTTCTACGACGGCCTGCGCCGGGCCGACCCGAACCTGATCGACCTCGCCCGTCTCTACGGCGCCTCGCCGCTGAAAACCCTGTTGCTGATCCGCCTGCCCTCGGCGCTGCCGGCCTTCGGCACCGGGCTGAAGCTCGCCGCCGCGGCCGCCCCCATCGGGGCGGTGGTCGGCGAATGGGTCGGCGCGTCGTCCGGCCTCGGCTTCGTCATGATCCACGCCAACGCGCGGATGCAGACCGACCTGCTGTTCGCCGCGCTCATCATCCTCGCCGTAGTCGCCGCCAGCCTCTGGTTCGCGGTCGACTGGGCGCTTGCGCGCCTCATCCACTGGTCGCCGGAGCACGGCCGCCGCGACTCCTGA
- the selD gene encoding selenide, water dikinase SelD, which translates to MKTTAQGPITTDIVLVGGGHAHVHVLRAFAMRPEKGVRLTLVAKELTTPYSGMLPGLIAGFYQPDDIMIDLVRLARATGARLIGAAATGLDRANRRVLLEGRPPIAYDFVSFDVGIAPRLEGVAGAERAIAVKPIATFLQRFEAFRLAALRPDGPRSVVVAGGGAAGTELALSIARRLRRDAEAAGLDPQAFSFTLLAGGALLQGYPDKVAALFREAMTAANVTLDETARLAAVEEGEVALDDGRRLPAQATFMATAAAPHPITQALGLPEDIGGFIAVTSALTSPADDRVFAVGDCAGVLGQPRPKAGVYAVRQGPAFAANLRRAARGKRLKPLTAQADHLSLIGRGDGTAVATRNGYVAAGRWAWTLKDWIDRRWIAMYRDPPAMDGVRGPAPVSDDPAMRCGGCAAKLGPAPLAAALRRLGPGVASEEVILGVGDDAAVIRRSDGALELQTVDVFKAPVDDPFLFGKIAAVHAIGDVFAMGGRPSYALAIAALPPDAPAQQAEALYQMMAGARAALDPLGVSIIGGHTGEGADPAFGVAVTGGLAEGDGRRKGGLTPGVRLVLTKPLGVGVLIAADMRAQAPAAAMAAAWAEMARPLAADVEVLRSHRGRAMTDVTGFGLIGHLAEMLDASRGVAAEIDPAALPLLPEAAELAARGFASTALPQTLANLPRIGGGEGVPAWLKALLFDPQTSGGLLAAVADDQAAPCVAALHAAGATGAAVIGRIVARDGGPDIRLVTGSAA; encoded by the coding sequence ATGAAGACGACTGCGCAGGGGCCGATCACGACCGACATCGTGCTGGTGGGCGGCGGCCACGCGCACGTCCACGTGCTGCGCGCCTTCGCGATGCGGCCGGAGAAAGGCGTGCGGCTGACGCTGGTCGCCAAGGAGCTGACGACGCCCTATTCCGGCATGCTGCCGGGGCTGATCGCCGGGTTCTACCAGCCTGACGACATCATGATCGATCTGGTGCGCCTCGCGCGCGCGACCGGCGCGCGGCTGATCGGCGCCGCGGCGACGGGGCTCGACCGGGCGAACCGCCGGGTGCTCCTCGAAGGGCGGCCGCCGATCGCCTACGATTTCGTGTCGTTCGATGTCGGCATCGCCCCCCGGCTTGAGGGCGTCGCCGGGGCCGAGCGGGCGATCGCCGTGAAGCCGATCGCGACCTTCCTCCAGAGGTTCGAGGCGTTCCGGCTGGCCGCGCTCCGGCCTGATGGTCCGCGGTCCGTGGTCGTGGCGGGCGGCGGGGCGGCGGGGACCGAACTCGCGCTGTCGATCGCCCGCCGCCTCCGGCGCGACGCGGAGGCGGCGGGGCTGGACCCGCAAGCTTTCAGCTTCACGCTTCTCGCCGGCGGCGCGCTGCTGCAGGGCTATCCCGACAAGGTCGCCGCGCTGTTCCGCGAAGCGATGACCGCAGCGAACGTCACGCTCGACGAAACCGCGCGGCTCGCCGCGGTGGAGGAGGGCGAGGTCGCGCTGGACGACGGGCGGCGCCTGCCGGCCCAGGCGACGTTCATGGCGACCGCCGCCGCGCCGCACCCGATCACGCAGGCGCTTGGACTGCCGGAGGATATTGGCGGCTTCATCGCCGTGACGTCGGCGCTGACGAGCCCTGCGGACGACCGCGTGTTCGCGGTCGGCGACTGCGCGGGCGTCCTCGGCCAGCCGAGGCCCAAGGCCGGGGTCTACGCCGTGCGCCAGGGGCCGGCGTTCGCCGCAAACCTTCGACGCGCCGCGCGAGGAAAGCGGCTCAAGCCGCTGACGGCGCAGGCCGATCACCTCTCGCTCATCGGCCGCGGCGACGGCACCGCGGTCGCGACCCGCAACGGCTACGTCGCCGCCGGCCGCTGGGCCTGGACGCTCAAGGACTGGATCGACCGCCGCTGGATCGCGATGTACCGCGACCCGCCGGCGATGGATGGCGTGCGGGGTCCGGCGCCCGTCTCCGACGATCCGGCGATGCGGTGCGGCGGCTGCGCGGCGAAGCTCGGCCCCGCGCCGCTGGCCGCGGCCCTGCGGCGGCTGGGACCGGGCGTCGCGTCGGAGGAGGTCATCCTCGGCGTCGGCGACGACGCAGCGGTGATCCGGCGGAGCGACGGCGCGCTGGAGCTCCAGACGGTCGACGTCTTCAAGGCGCCCGTCGACGATCCCTTCCTGTTCGGGAAGATCGCGGCGGTCCACGCCATCGGCGACGTTTTCGCCATGGGAGGGCGGCCGTCCTACGCGCTCGCCATCGCCGCGCTTCCGCCGGACGCGCCGGCCCAGCAGGCGGAGGCGCTCTACCAGATGATGGCGGGCGCGCGCGCGGCGCTCGACCCGCTCGGCGTCTCCATCATCGGCGGCCACACCGGCGAAGGCGCGGATCCGGCGTTCGGTGTCGCGGTGACCGGCGGGCTGGCGGAGGGCGACGGCCGCCGCAAGGGCGGGCTGACGCCGGGCGTCCGGCTCGTGCTCACCAAGCCGCTCGGCGTCGGCGTGCTGATCGCGGCTGACATGCGCGCCCAGGCGCCCGCCGCGGCGATGGCGGCGGCGTGGGCCGAGATGGCCCGCCCCTTGGCCGCGGACGTCGAGGTGCTGCGGTCCCACCGCGGCCGCGCCATGACCGACGTCACCGGTTTCGGCCTGATCGGGCACCTCGCCGAGATGCTCGACGCCAGCCGCGGGGTCGCGGCCGAAATCGACCCGGCGGCGTTGCCCCTGCTGCCGGAGGCGGCGGAGCTCGCCGCGCGCGGCTTCGCCTCGACCGCGCTGCCCCAGACGCTCGCGAACCTGCCGCGCATCGGCGGCGGGGAGGGCGTTCCCGCCTGGCTGAAGGCGCTGCTGTTCGATCCCCAGACCTCGGGCGGGCTGCTGGCCGCCGTGGCCGACGATCAGGCCGCGCCTTGCGTCGCCGCGCTCCACGCTGCGGGCGCGACAGGTGCCGCCGTCATCGGCCGGATCGTGGCGCGCGACGGCGGGCCGGACATCCGCCTCGTGACGGGCTCGGCGGCGTGA